Below is a window of Malania oleifera isolate guangnan ecotype guangnan chromosome 1, ASM2987363v1, whole genome shotgun sequence DNA.
CAAGAAATAGGCCTAACCAGCACCTCTTGCACAACATTTCAAACCCAAGCACCATAAATAGAAATCCATCAAAGCAAGACAAGGCCTGTCTATCTTCAAACGCCACCCAGAGAAAATGGCACGTCCCTCAAGCTGTAGTCccaaatcttaaaaaaaaaaaaaaaatcaaatttcctCATGCTACTAGTCACCCTCAAGCCCCCAAACTTCTCCCTAGAATTTCTAATTACATTGAAAAGCCCACCAGCCCCCGCATAGATTACGAAGGCCAAACAAACAAGCTAACTAATCAAAGAAAACATTATGCTGAGACGACACTGTTTGACAATAGATGGAAGTAGACCCATTTCCCAAAACCCCTAACCTCTaacaaaacaaacaaagcaaGACCCAGAAAATATAATATCTAGACTTGAGAAGGCTTCTGTAAATGGCCAGTTATGCAATTTGGATTGCTAAATGCAACAATTTTCATGGGTAAGCTTGTAGCAGTCTATTTTGGCAATATTCTAGCATATAGCAAACTCTTGAATTGCACCAACATCCATCTACAGTTGTCCTGTCCATGCCATGGGATACAAAATTATTTATCAACTTGAAAAAAGTGAAGCTTCATTGCAGATCAAGTCTTGTTCTTAGGATATGAAGTCAATTGACAAGCAATTCAAGCAAATTAGGCCAAAGCACTGGCCTTTCTTGATTGCCCAAACCTTAGGAACATTCACTAGGATAGTAATTTTCTTTTATTAGCTTCATTTTATATAAGCCTTATATGGGATTTTAATTCTATAGTTGGCATCAATAACTGACTGCAAGCAAGGATCACTTAAGTGGAGAGATGAAAGCTAAAGAAAGTTACAAAATCATCAAAGAGAAGCCGTCGGAAGCACTATACTCTGAATACTCTCTCGTCCATATTTTGATTGAAGCATTTGAATTAAAAAAGGGCAGTACCTAGCCAAGAAGGTAAACCAACCATCCTATTTAGTGGGAAGTTAAGTTGGTCGAACTATACCACTATGCCATTGTACAAACATTGGAGAGAGTTCATTTTGTATTCCAACCACAAGGCTTGAAATATTTGAATAGGCAACAGCACCTAAATCATTGTCATGGAAAGTAGGCAGAATTTTTGCAGAGATTCTTCTTTACAGTGAAGAACAAATTGCACATAACTAAGCCAACAATGTCTTTTATTACTATGGATTGTTCATGTTGTCAAGTTTGACAACCTCAAGGACTTGTCTCAAGATTATCCCCATAGGAAAGAAATATGAGTAAGTTTCATCTGGACAACAGAGAGTTGTTTGCATGCACTCTTGTTTTCTTTTGTGGGGCAAACAAAACTTTGCATACTTAATTGCTCTCCAAAGGAGAAACCTTCTTAGGGTACACGATGAGTTTAGTCTGGAAGGGATAAGACTTATGCCTTAATTTCCAGAAGTTACTTTTGGCTGAAATTAAGAACAGATGTTAATGGCTCATTAATGTTGCCACTACTGTCAGGTATCAAAAGAGGGAGCTACAAATACTGATCACTTGTACACTCCTTTAGCTATTCCAACAGCTACATGGACAGATGTTGGCATGGATCAACCATGGGCTACCACAAACTTAGAGAGGTTTTGATTTTTATTCTAATAGTTGTGGGATGGTTTGTAGAATGGTGCACATTATAACCTGTTAGAAGACTATGAGTGCTCCAGATATGTCAATCTTTTCTTCACAAAGACTTTTCGTTTGCACGGTTTACCGAAAcctagtgttttaaaaggcgttcGTGAGGCGCGCCTCTTGATGCATTTTGAGCATAAAACGCCCTAAGGCGTAACCTAAAAGGCGTAAATCCTAAAATGTGTACACCTCAGGATGAAAGGCGCGCCTTTTACGCCTCATATGGGAAGGCGTACGCCTATTGAGAGCAGCctgatttaaaatatttaaaaaaaattaaaaaaaaaaaagcaaacaaaACTGATAGGGCCTTGATGAGCGTCAAAACGCCCCTCTCCCGATGAAGTTTCTTTCTTCCAAGGTTACGTCTATCTCCGACAACTCCTCCAACTTCTCGTCTTTCTCTGACGAGTTGACAATCCCTTCCGACATCTCGTCTCTCTCGGATGACCCCTtcgaacctctcatctctttccAAGATTGCATCAAGCTACGAATACTCCTCCAGCTACTCGTCCCTCTACAGCATATCGCCTCTCTTCAGCGACCCTCTACAGCCTCTCGCCTCTCTCCGCGACCCCCTACAAACTCTGCTTCGAGATCTCTTCTCAGTCTGAGGTCTCTCCTCAAACTAATTCAAGtattcaactctctctctctcgtgtcgTTCGTAGCAAACTCCTAGAAGCAGACTCTCTACCAATGTCTCTAAAACTCAAGGTAAGCTGCAGCTGCTTTTGATTTGCTTCAGTTTTCACTtgtatactatatataaatttactttatttattaattatttaaaaaaatacaatcccaaaatgcttacgcctcaaCGCCTTTAAGGCTTACACCTCGCCTCGCGAAtggtaaaacgcctcgccttacaccttcgccttttaaaacattgtcgAAACCCATAACTTATGATTAGGAGACAAAATTATTGGCCATTTTTTGGAGGATAATATGGAGAAAATTTGGGATCTAACCAAAACTTCAGTTTATGCTTATCATCCACAATTTGATGGGCAAAATGAAGTTACCAAAAGAAATCGAAGGTATTTGATTCAAAGTTTAGTCAGCAGCAAAATTAAGCAGTGGGACTGGTTCTTCCTTAAAAATTTTTGATAAAATATCAAAAAACATGACAGAAAAATGAGTCTCTTTGAGACTGTCTATGGGCAGAATCTAAGAAGTGTATTGGGCCTTATTCCAATACCATTATCTAGTCATGCGAATTACAAACCTAAAGAGATGATAAATTGCACCAGGTAGATTCATGACGTGATTAGAAAGCAAAATAGCAAATTGGCTATAGCACTCAACCATAAGAAACATGCAAAAAATTTATAATGTTTCAAGTTGCTTACAGCTTAGGGCTACATTGACAACAGATAGGCATAGAGCAATAAATATAACAAGTTAAGTGTGAGGAGTGATCCTTGCAAGGAGCTAGAAAGGATCAGTGATACAGCATGCAAGTTAAAGCTTCCAAGCCATATAAAGATCACAGATGTTTTCAATGTGAACTATGACGACCATCTAGTTCCTTGCTACAGCAATTCCTCCCTTGAAAATGGCCCCTCCATAGAGTGAAGTGAGAAACAAATAAGAGCTTGACTAACAAGACCATTTCCAAACAGACCTTCCATTTCTCTAGTCATTGACAACATCATGATAGATgtttgaaaataaaaactaaaagaTTACATAGAAAAGATATCAATAACAAAAGCATTGTATAAGGGGTATGACTTGAGCTTTCTCACAATGCAAGGAAACACACACGGGCTGACACATTCCTTGGCACAACTACAAAAATAAAATGTGTAGAACTTTGTATTACCTTCCCGCTTGGCAAAGGTAGAGCAACTGAACAAATCCTAAACACTCGGCCTTCTCTCAAAATCAACACTAAGTGTGTCTCATTGAAATCAACATCCTCAATAACCAAATCCTGGTCGTCAATAAATACACTCTGCAGATGATTAAAAGTGACATCAAGTTAAAGTAGCAAACAAGGAATAAAGAAAGAAACAATTGAAAAACAGTGTAGTGTAAAAGTTCacaaaatcaataaaatattgcCAATAATGCTAACCAATGCTTATCCGAAAGTAATAACAAAAACACACATGGAATAAACAGGAGATAGGACACAATGTTTCTTACTTTTCAATCTTTAGTGCCCAAGAACTGGAACAGGTGTTAGACCAACATCAAACAGTTAATATTTAAAATCTGAACAAAGGCAACATTCTGTGAACACTCATTAAGCATCAAGAGATATGATTCAAAGACTGACCTCCCAGTCTCTAAAATTGGAAGAAGCTTCAAAAGGACAACGTAGGAGATAGTGACAGTCAACTGGTTGGCCCTCCTTAGCTGCAtcagtaaataaataaagaaaccCTTGATGATGCTCAACTATGCAGTGGGCTTGAGCTTCACACTCCCATACTAATGTCATGCCAGACAAAGGATCAGCTGCATTTATCAGAAACACctagaaatggcctcaaatatgATGAGGGTACATCCATAATCTGTGCAAAATGTTTCAAATTGCTGACAGGAAGAGGTTCATGGTACCTTAGAAGATGCAACAGAAAAGGTGTTTACAGTCACAAATTGGAAATCTTTTGTGTGCCTTATCTTGACATGGATATTGTCATCCAATTCTTCAAAAAGCATAACATCGTGCTCATTTGATCCAATCATGCTACAATATATCCTAATGAAAAGATAAAATAATATCAACAATGTTGCTTCGAACAAGTGACGCAAAACAATACAAGACAGTCCATATTCAATGAATTACAAACCGATATGGCCTCTTATTCTGATCTGTGACCGTGTAAAGCAATGCTTTCCCATGTTTTTCCCAGGCCAAATTAGAAACACGATCAACTTGAGGTGTACTAAGTAAGGCACCAGAATTCAAATCTCTAACAGATAACTTATAGTAGTCATTGTCTTTATCATACATAGTGTATGCATAATACCGGTGGTCTGGTGACACTTCTGATGATTCTTCAAATGCATAGCCTATCAATcgcaataaaatttcatttttttttgtcaaaacaAGGACTTATATAAAAGAGCGGGAAAAGTAAAaacaaaaaggggaaaaaattgCAATTACCAATACCTCCAAATCTTTCAGCTTCTTCATTGTAATCAAGAAGCTTTTGCTCAATTCTCCTCCCAGACGTGAAATCGAATCCAGCTGAAGGAGATTTATTTGAAATGAACTCTTCGTTCAAGCTTGCCAATCTCCGGCAGAGCACTGGATACTGCTTCCCTTCTTCGACTCGCCGATAGTACAACCTGCGGCGACGAATACGGTACCCACCTTGAAATGGTAAAAATTTAAAAACTGAGCTTCAGAATCACACACAATGCGAAAATTGAAGACATGAAGAGAATAATTGACCGATTCAGTAAATAATGACAGACCATGGACCCCAGCGGAGAGGAGGGGTGGAGAGGTCAAAGGCCATGCGAGAGGCCATTTCGGACTGGAGCTTGCTCTGTAGGCGTTGGGTGTCGTACATGACGGCCTCGGTGTACTTCTCTTCTTGCTCCATGCACACGTCCATGTGGCGCATGGCGACCTTATCGTTGAGGCTGGACATCCAGCTGTAGGGGTCCTCCCATGATTGTTCGTGGAAGGTGAAGGTCGCGGGCTTTTGAGGCGGTTTCGGGGGCGTCGGGGGGGACGGGGGCGTCGGTGCTTTCGGAGGAGCCCTGTAATGAGCGGAATGGAGAAGATACACGGCGGCTACTGGGCGGCAGAGACGATGCCGCCGATGTGTGACTGTTCCAAGCAGATGGCGCATGCTCCGCAATCGACTATGGGCGGGCGGGGGTAgggaagggtttagggtttaacagtCCGATCTGCGAAAAACAAAACCAGACATTCGCGGTTCAGCACTTCCTTAACCGAACGAAcgatcaattttattttatttttttgtcataataaaaTGAGTAAAAGAGTAAAAGACATTGAAGACCGTTCAgttctgaaatatatatattttttaatttacaatttttaaaaaactatagaatttcctcttttttttagttatttaagGTTTGTattaaagaaaatagaaaataggagatttgTTTAATTGCGTAAAACGATTTTTttgctttttaattttaatttttaaataattacaaaatcacATCGAATTTTCTAATTTTACAAAACttagatttgaaaataaaattttaaaaactaatggatgtttttcaacttttttttgtaaattagaaaattataaaatatgtgtctattataattatttaaaaaattaaaaataaaaaatattttccacgaCTAAATAGTATCatacaaaattttttataaaaatattacaaattgaaaagtaaactatattttttgtaattctttgaaaatctcaaataaaaactaaaaattattgTCACTGACTAAACAAACTCTGACTGACTTCTTTTAAGTTGGCAAAAAATATGCTAATCTTGTATGAGGTCTTAAGATTTTTAAAGACCTCTgctgaaatttatcaaaaagatATAAATGTTTCCTAAAggttcaaaaaattgaaaaacttcGCACGTTTAAATTTTGATATaacttatgttttttttttccattttaaccTTGTTTGTCATATGAAAGAGGATGTGACAGGGACACTTGTTTcacaaaaatgagaaaaaaatatgataaaatataaaaaaacaaataagAGGATCAGATTTAACCCCCCGCCTCAATTTTCCAGTGCATGTGTTTTATATTGGGCTTGAATCGGCCTAAGCTGATTCAATCAATTTTGGTTTAGTTTTGTACCAATTCAATATTgtgcaaacatttttcaaaaaaataaataataatgattggCAACAAATTAAGTGCATCTcatataattaaacataaaaaataatataaattagtttgtattaataaaaatataattaaattttaatgaattaaattatacttatataagtatatatattttccttaaatATTGAGTTATAATTTTTGGTAAAGAAGATAATCGCATATGTGTGCATGAAGAAGAAAAGATAAAATCACTAATTTAGCAACTAGATAGTATGGTttgaatagtaaaaaaaaaaatatgttgaaTTTGTTGGGAAAAAAAAAGGACTTTCACTTTTATGGTAGGGTGGAATTTAGAAAGTGGAataagacaaaaaaaaattatctttacaAATTTTATTGGAACATTtgaggacaaacaaaattaatcAATAATAATGAGCCAAGGGCTCAAAAAATAAGAACTCAATTAGATTACAAATAAACAAGTTTAATCATGTACAACTCCTAGTTTATTTCTATccctaaatacataattttactAAAACACAAGgaaaaaacattgaaaaattaagattattaaaagcataaaaaacaacCCAATAAAAAGTATAATATGTTAATAAAGGAGTTTTTATTTTGTTCCCGGGAACCTTAATTTAGAACTTTGTTAATAATTAAACAATCTAATAAatattgttactttattattgtttaattatttgaaaGAGTAGTAAAAggtaggaaaaagaaaaaagaaaagtacAAAAAAATGCAAGAGAACAAAATTTTGGCCACTATGTGTCTACACTTTATTatcataaaaaggaaaaaaaatttaaactactTTTTATTGTTTAActatttgagagagagagagagagagagagagagagagagagagagagagagagagagagagagagagagagaattaaaaggaaaaaagaaggaaAGTAAGAGAGTGAGAGACAAAGAGAGAAGCTACAACCAACACATGTTTATAGGACGAAGCCCTATTCTTCAGGCAATACCCCATGCCTAGCATACTCCTTGCAGGATGGAACCCTCCTCCTCAAGTGACACCTCACACCTGGAACCCTCCTTACAAGATGAAGTCCTCCTCCTCACGTGATATCTTACACTTGAAACACGGTTCACTACCTAAATCGCGGCGATACAAAAGATATAAAACTTTTCATACAATAAGCAGTGCTTCTCAAAAAACATATTTATACAATTGAAAAAACTAATGCAatattgttactttattattgTTACATTATTTGAGAGAGTAGTGAAAggtggggaaaaaaaaagaaaagtataaaaaaaaaaaaagagagaacaaAATTTTGGCCACTATGTGTCTACACTTTATTatcataaaaaggaaaaaaattttaaactactttttattgtttaattatttgagagagagagagagagagagagagagagagagagagagagagaattaaaaggaaaaaaggaaggaAAGTAAGAGAGTGAGAGACAAAGAAGCTACAACCAACACATGTTTAAAGGACGGAGCCCTCCTCTTCAGGCAATACCCCATGTCTGACATACTCCTTACAGGATGGAACCCTCCTCCTCAGGTGATACCTCACACCTGGAACCCTCCTTACAAGATGAAGCCCTCCTCCTCAAGTGATGTCTCACACCTGGAACACGGTTCACTACCTGAACCGCAGGGATAGAAAAGATATAAAATTTTTCATACAATAAGCAATGCTTCTCAAAAAGCATATTTATACAATTGAAAAAactaatgcactctcaaatgaatTATATTTGAATCTCAGTGTATgatattttctctcaaaatatatttTGCAATTAAACGAATGAGACTATAgaaatgtttttctcaaaatttgacctttgataaatcaaatATAGACTATGtcgttcggattgactaatgcacgggcggtgtttatggatctgataaatcaagtgttccatcagtacttagaccagtttgttgtggtatttattgatgatatattggtttacttgaagaattttgaggagcacgaggatcatttgGGGTTGGTATTGTAgatattaagggaaaagaagttttacgctaaattcaagaaatatgaattctggctAAAGCAGGTCACTTTTCTCTGGCATCTGATTTCTAGGGACAGCATATCAGtagatccgagtaaaatagaagtaatagtgaattgggtgagaccggtgaatgttcaggaaatcaaaagtttcttaggtctgACAAGGTACTACCGTCATTTTGTGGACGGCTTTTCCAAATTATcgggtccactaacacgactcatgaggaaaaatgtgagatttgaatggaccgacGATTGAgggcagagtttccaagagttgaagcagtgGCTGGTCACTACACtagtattatctattccatcgaGAGAagatgaatttgttatatacaatgacgcatccctgaagggacttgggtgtgtgttaatgcagcatgggagggttattgcttacgcttcttagcagcttaaggagtatgaaaagaactactcggtacatgatttggagttagctacagtggtatatgctctaaagatttggaggcattacctttatagtgggagatgtgagatcttcactgaccataaaagtttgaagtatttcttcaccctgaaagaattgaatatgaggcagagaagatgattggagctcattaaagattatgattacaCTATCAATTATcactcagggaaagcaaacgtcgtggctgatgctttgagctgaaaatcagtaggagcagcattgtcagcagagaagattcagcatccgatttagatggatctggagagacttagTGTGCTAATAGAGAATGATCACCAGAAATTTATTGTCAATCTAGTGTTACAATCTATtttgcaggagaggattaaagttgcttagaGGAAGGACGCAGAATTGGTAGAactgatagatagagtgcagaacGGACCGAGAGAGAAGTTCAGTGTTTCAGATGATGGAACTCTGAGGATTCATACCAGACTATGCGTACCTGCAGATATTGAGATTAGGAGAGCTATCCTAGAGGAGACACATAGATACCTTTACACAGTACATCCtggcagcactaaaatgtatcaggacctTCGAGAGTCATTCTGGTAGAGCgatatgaaaagggagatagctaaCTTTATGAAGCAacgtttgacgtgctagcaggtaaaggttgAGTACTAAATACCGGAgagacagttgcagccactccacattccttaagggaagtgggatcatatatccatggactttgttatagGGTTACTGCAAGCCttgcatggacagaatgctatttgggtggtcattgatcgattgatgaagactgctcattttctccctattaaaatcaactactctatgaacagaCTGGCAGAATTATAC
It encodes the following:
- the LOC131167182 gene encoding uncharacterized protein LOC131167182, giving the protein MRHLLGTVTHRRHRLCRPVAAVYLLHSAHYRAPPKAPTPPSPPTPPKPPQKPATFTFHEQSWEDPYSWMSSLNDKVAMRHMDVCMEQEEKYTEAVMYDTQRLQSKLQSEMASRMAFDLSTPPLRWGPWLYYRRVEEGKQYPVLCRRLASLNEEFISNKSPSAGFDFTSGRRIEQKLLDYNEEAERFGGYAFEESSEVSPDHRYYAYTMYDKDNDYYKLSVRDLNSGALLSTPQVDRVSNLAWEKHGKALLYTVTDQNKRPYRIYCSMIGSNEHDVMLFEELDDNIHVKIRHTKDFQFVTVNTFSVASSKVFLINAADPLSGMTLVWECEAQAHCIVEHHQGFLYLFTDAAKEGQPVDCHYLLRCPFEASSNFRDWESVFIDDQDLVIEDVDFNETHLVLILREGRVFRICSVALPLPSGKGAVHLEELKPRFLPLPKYVSQISPGPNYDYHSSIMRFTISSPIMSDAVVDYDLSNGKWNIIQQQNMLQERTRILYGASSTSNIEKLSTSKCTDSIYGVNFEDDRLWNDLSEFYACEQYSVPSFDGAVVPLTIVYSRKNKKENQSPGLLHGHGSYGELLDKGWSSELKSLLDRGWVVAYADVRGGGGGGKKWHHDGRRTQKHKSIDDYISCGKFLIEKGFVQENKLAGYGYSAGGLLVASAINSCPDLLCAAVLKVPFLDPTTTLLYPILPLTANDYEEFGYPWDIEDFLAIRKYCPYDNIQKGALYPAVLVTSSFNTKFGVWEAAKWVARVRERTIYDPKRPVLLNLTTEIVEENRYLHCKEAALETAFLVKMMSS